A DNA window from Choloepus didactylus isolate mChoDid1 chromosome 9, mChoDid1.pri, whole genome shotgun sequence contains the following coding sequences:
- the KLHL30 gene encoding kelch-like protein 30: MVQNVDNMDFHLPSHAQDMLAGLQRLRSQPKLADVTLLVGGQELPCHRGLLALSSPYFHAMFAGNFAESFSARVELRDVEPATVVQLLDFVYTGRLTVTQDNVEALTRTAARLHFPAVQKVCGRYLQQQLDATNCLGICEFGEQQGLLGVAAKAWAFLRENFEAVAHEDEFLQLPREWLATCLASDLLQVQPEQSRLEALLRWVHHDPQARAAHLPELLGLVHLDALPGPCLQQLMATEPLIRDSEACRAALSRGLGGVLLGLPRRLEEVLVVVGGRALEEGEEGAEEPTPHSANFTFYNTKAERWMALPDFPDYHKWGFSLAALYNDIYVTGGSRGSKTDTWSTTQAWCFPVKEAAWRPVAPMQRARTNHASVALNGEIYAIGGTTLDVVEVESYDPFTDSWTPVSPALKYVSNFSAAGCRGRLYLVGSSACKYNALALQCYSPVPDAWSVITSPFLPKYLSSPRCAALHGTLYLVGDNTKKVYTYDPGANLWRKVQPLHSLHENGALVPLGAALYATGGRWQGMDGDYRVEMEAYDRARDVWTRRGALPRLWLYHGASAVFLDVSKWTQPFGAPQEP; encoded by the exons ATGGTGCAGAACGTGgacaacatggacttccacctGCCGTCGCACGCCCAGGACATGCTGGCCGGCCTGCAGCGCCTGCGCTCCCAGCCCAAGCTGGCCGACGTCACGCTGCTGGTGGGCGGCCAGGAGCTGCCCTGCCACCGCGGCCTGCTGGCGCTCAGCAGCCCCTACTTCCACGCCATGTTCGCGGGCAACTTTGCCGAGAGCTTCTCGGCGCGCGTGGAGCTGCGGGACGTGGAGCCGGCCACGGTGGTGCAGCTGCTGGACTTCGTGTACACGGGCCGGCTGACCGTCACCCAGGACAACGTGGAGGCCCTGACGCGCACGGCCGCGCGCCTCCACTTCCCTGCTGTGCAGAAGGTCTGCGGCCGCTACCTGCAGCAGCAGCTGGACGCCACCAACTGCCTGGGCATCTGCGAGTTTGGGGAGCAGCAGGGGCTGCTGGGCGTGGCGGCCAAGGCCTGGGCCTTCCTGCGGGAGAACTTCGAGGCGGTGGCCCACGAGGACGAGTTCCTGCAGCTGCCCCGGGAGTGGCTGGCCACCTGCCTGGCCAGCGACCTGTTGCAGGTGCAGCCGGAGCAGAGCCGGCTCGAGGCGCTGCTGCGCTGGGTGCACCATGACCCCCAGGCCCGGGCCGCCCACCTGCCCGAGCTGCTGGGCCTGGTGCACCTGGATGCCCTGCCCGGGCCCTGCCTGCAGCAGCTGATGGCCACCGAGCCGCTGATCCGGGACTCAGAGGCGTGCCGGGCAGCGCTGTCCCGGGGCCTCGGCGGG GTGCTGCTGGGCCTGCCACGGAGGCTGGAGgaggtgctggtggtggtgggcgGGCGGGCGCTGGAGGAGGGTGAGGAGGGTGCCGAGGAGCCCACGCCCCACTCCGCAAACTTCACCTTCTACAACACCAAGGCCG AGAGGTGGATGGCGCTCCCAGACTTCCCCGACTACCACAAGTGGGGCTTCTCCCTGGCGGCGCTCTACAACGACATCTACGTCAcag GCGGCTCCCGGGGCTCCAAGACGGACACCTGGTCGACCACGCAGGCCTGGTGCTTCCCAGTGAAGGAGGCGGCCTGGAGGCCCGTGGCGCCCATGCAGAGGGCCCGCACCAACCACGCCAGCGTGGCCCTCAACGGAGAGATTTACGCCATCGGAG GCACCACTCTCGACGTGGTGGAGGTGGAGAGCTACGACCCCTTCACGGACAGCTGGACACCCGTCAGCCCGGCCCTCAAGTATGTCAGCAACTTCTCGGCCGCGGGCTGCAGGGGCAGGCTCTACCTGGTGGGCTCCAGCGCCTGCAAGTACAACGCGCTCGCCCTGCAGTGCTACAGCCCGGTCCCAG ACGCCTGGAGTGTCATCACGTCACCCTTCCTCCCCAAGTACCTGTCCTCGCCGCGCTGCGCTGCGCTGCACGGGACCCTCTACCTCGTCGGGGACAACACCAAGAAGGTTTACACGTACGACCCCGGGGCCAACCTGTGGCGGAAG GTGCAGCCCCTGCACAGCCTGCACGAGAACGGGGCGCTGGTGCCGCTGGGCGCCGCGCTGTACGCCACGGGCGGCCGCTGGCAGGGCATGGACGGCGACTACCGCGTGGAGATGGAGGCCTACGACCGCGCCCGCGACGTGTGGACGCGCCGCGGCGCCCTGCCCCGCCTCTGGCTCTACCACGGCGCCTCGGCCGTCTTCCTGGACGTCTCCAAGTGGACGCAGCCGTTCGGAGCCCCCCAGGAGCCCTGA